A stretch of Paenibacillus mucilaginosus 3016 DNA encodes these proteins:
- a CDS encoding SOS response-associated peptidase, with translation MCGRFTITVTWEELLLRFMLDPRPGAYQPRYNVAPGQYIPAIIGGDPSFTGAAPNRFGALRWGLVPSWAQDDKSGARMINARSETAAEKPAFRTLLRRKRCLIPSDGFYEWKKEGSRKQPVRFVLREGEPFGMAALFDTWAAPDGAKLHTCTILTTAANPLVAEVHERMPVILEPEGERLWLDRSIQEERELLPLLRPYPAEAMRYYPVDPKVGRVQHEAPDCIEPLTL, from the coding sequence ATGTGCGGCAGGTTTACGATCACCGTCACATGGGAGGAGCTGCTTCTCCGGTTCATGCTCGATCCCCGTCCCGGGGCGTACCAGCCCCGGTATAATGTGGCGCCGGGGCAGTATATCCCGGCAATCATCGGCGGAGACCCCTCCTTCACGGGTGCTGCGCCGAACCGGTTCGGCGCTCTGCGCTGGGGCCTGGTGCCCTCCTGGGCGCAGGATGACAAGTCGGGGGCGCGCATGATCAATGCCCGGTCGGAGACCGCGGCGGAGAAACCGGCCTTCCGGACGCTGCTGAGGCGCAAGCGGTGCCTCATTCCCTCGGACGGCTTCTATGAATGGAAGAAAGAGGGGAGCCGCAAGCAGCCGGTGCGGTTCGTGCTGCGGGAGGGAGAGCCCTTCGGCATGGCTGCGCTGTTCGATACGTGGGCCGCTCCGGACGGCGCCAAGCTGCACACCTGCACGATCCTCACCACGGCGGCGAACCCGCTGGTCGCCGAAGTGCATGAGCGGATGCCGGTGATCCTGGAGCCGGAAGGGGAGCGGCTGTGGCTGGACCGCAGCATTCAGGAGGAGCGTGAGCTGCTGCCCCTGCTGAGGCCTTACCCGGCGGAGGCGATGCGGTATTATCCGGTCGATCCCAAGGTCGGACGGGTCCAGCATGAAGCGCCGGATTGTATCGAACCGCTGACTTTGTAG
- a CDS encoding response regulator transcription factor, protein MSEVKMNILVVDDEERIRRLLRMYLEKENYRIDEAEDGESALAKALETDYDLILLDVMLPGIDGNEVCARLRQVKSTPVIMLTARGEETNRVQGFESGADDYVVKPFSPREVIYRVKAILRRSSVTAYLSKEVNSSNNIVFPNLVIEHDAHRVTAGGQEVALTPKEYELLHYLAVSPDKVFSREELLKDVWNYEFFGDLRTVDTHVKRLREKLNKVSPEAASMITTVWGVGYKLEVPK, encoded by the coding sequence ATGTCGGAAGTGAAAATGAATATCCTGGTCGTGGACGATGAGGAGCGGATCCGCCGGCTTCTTCGCATGTATCTGGAAAAGGAGAACTACCGAATCGACGAGGCGGAGGACGGGGAGTCGGCGCTGGCCAAAGCGCTCGAGACCGATTACGATCTCATCCTCCTCGATGTCATGCTGCCCGGCATTGACGGCAATGAGGTATGCGCCCGGCTGCGCCAGGTCAAGTCGACCCCGGTGATCATGCTGACGGCCCGCGGGGAAGAGACGAACCGCGTGCAGGGCTTCGAATCCGGCGCCGACGATTACGTCGTCAAGCCGTTCTCCCCGCGTGAGGTCATCTACCGGGTCAAGGCGATCCTGCGCCGTTCCTCGGTGACGGCTTACCTGTCGAAGGAAGTGAACTCCTCGAACAACATCGTCTTCCCGAACCTCGTCATCGAGCATGACGCCCACCGGGTAACGGCCGGAGGGCAGGAGGTTGCCTTGACGCCGAAGGAGTACGAGCTGCTGCATTATCTCGCGGTTTCGCCGGATAAGGTGTTCTCCCGCGAAGAGCTGCTGAAGGACGTATGGAACTACGAGTTCTTCGGCGATCTGCGGACGGTGGACACCCATGTCAAGCGGCTGAGAGAGAAGCTCAACAAGGTATCGCCGGAAGCCGCATCGATGATCACCACCGTGTGGGGCGTCGGCTACAAGCTCGAGGTGCCGAAATAA
- a CDS encoding ATP-binding protein, with translation MFILRTIVGKLWITIIGLVVVVLLTLSVFLFQYIETSFPKSSDQVETLNRLAQKVASEISLHKEEQRYLQVVNELLSAQGANVVLAAPDFSRVEAPVGVSDSRIYEPLDFFLEEDLKKVFAGETINNQLSGIGPKPPLTMEYTAVAVPFMDQSGAKIGGALILYQLTQSSEETQEYVKRLFVVVGVCGFLMTTFFAFFLLTQITRPLQKLKKAADLISKGEYGTRVPIASSDEIGELGKTFNHMGEQLSDTIKALSHEKEHLASVLRSMADAVVTFDSEGRVILTNPPGARNVREWNRIEWPEQAEGADDTAETDWSALPVAYIPEPLRPLFDTVIDEAQELTSKVHVQSEVWSVVMAPLYAHDVVRGVVAVMRDVTEEYRLDKVRKDFVANVSHELRTPLSMLQGYSEALIDDIAATPEERKELAQVIYDESLRMGRLVADLLDLAKLETGNMEMAFRELDVRVFLRRIQRKFMALSKERDITLNCIVPETELILRQADEDRLEQVLTNLLDNAIRHTPAGAEIRLSASGTRHKGDPAVLIEVADQGYGIPAADLPFIFERFYKADKARTRGVSGGTGLGLSIVKNIVEAHRGVVSAKSQPGQGTTFSITLPVQTP, from the coding sequence GTGTTTATCCTACGGACGATAGTCGGGAAGCTCTGGATTACGATCATCGGGCTCGTAGTCGTTGTACTGCTGACCCTCAGCGTATTCCTGTTCCAATATATCGAGACTTCTTTCCCGAAGTCCTCCGATCAGGTGGAGACGCTGAACCGGCTGGCGCAGAAAGTCGCAAGCGAGATCTCCCTGCACAAGGAGGAGCAGCGCTACCTTCAGGTTGTCAATGAGCTTCTCAGTGCGCAGGGGGCCAACGTGGTCCTTGCCGCACCGGACTTCAGCCGGGTGGAGGCGCCGGTCGGCGTGTCGGACAGCCGCATCTACGAGCCGCTCGATTTCTTCCTCGAAGAGGATCTGAAGAAGGTGTTCGCCGGGGAGACGATCAATAACCAGCTCAGCGGAATCGGACCGAAGCCGCCTCTGACGATGGAGTACACGGCGGTGGCGGTGCCCTTCATGGACCAGAGCGGGGCGAAGATCGGCGGCGCGCTGATTCTGTATCAGCTGACCCAGTCCTCGGAAGAGACGCAGGAATACGTCAAGCGGCTGTTCGTGGTCGTCGGCGTCTGCGGGTTCCTCATGACGACGTTCTTCGCTTTCTTCCTGCTGACCCAGATCACGAGACCGCTGCAGAAGCTCAAAAAAGCGGCGGATCTTATCTCAAAAGGGGAGTACGGCACCCGGGTGCCGATCGCCTCCTCCGATGAGATCGGGGAGCTCGGCAAGACGTTCAACCACATGGGAGAGCAGCTATCGGACACGATCAAAGCGCTCAGTCATGAGAAGGAGCACCTCGCTTCCGTGCTGCGGAGTATGGCCGATGCCGTAGTGACTTTCGACTCGGAGGGCAGAGTCATCCTCACGAACCCGCCGGGAGCCAGGAATGTCCGGGAGTGGAACCGCATCGAATGGCCTGAGCAGGCGGAGGGTGCCGATGATACGGCGGAGACGGATTGGTCGGCGCTTCCTGTCGCCTACATTCCGGAGCCGCTGAGGCCGCTGTTCGATACCGTCATCGACGAAGCGCAGGAGTTGACTTCCAAGGTTCACGTACAGAGTGAAGTATGGTCGGTGGTGATGGCTCCACTGTATGCCCACGATGTCGTCCGCGGAGTCGTGGCCGTGATGCGGGATGTCACAGAGGAATACCGCCTCGACAAGGTGCGCAAGGACTTCGTGGCCAATGTCTCGCATGAGCTGCGGACGCCGCTGTCGATGCTGCAGGGCTACAGTGAGGCGCTGATCGATGACATTGCGGCGACGCCGGAGGAGCGCAAGGAGCTCGCGCAGGTCATCTACGACGAATCGCTGCGCATGGGCCGGCTGGTCGCAGATCTGCTGGACCTTGCGAAGCTCGAGACCGGCAACATGGAGATGGCGTTCCGGGAGCTCGACGTGCGCGTCTTCCTGAGACGCATCCAGCGCAAGTTCATGGCGCTCTCGAAGGAACGAGACATTACATTGAACTGCATCGTGCCGGAGACGGAGCTGATCCTGCGCCAGGCCGACGAGGACCGCCTCGAACAGGTGCTGACCAACCTGCTCGATAATGCGATCCGGCATACGCCGGCCGGCGCGGAGATCAGGCTCAGTGCCTCCGGTACGAGGCATAAGGGCGACCCGGCCGTTCTGATCGAAGTGGCGGACCAGGGCTACGGGATACCGGCGGCCGACCTGCCTTTCATCTTCGAACGCTTCTACAAAGCGGACAAGGCGAGAACGCGCGGGGTCTCCGGCGGTACGGGACTCGGGCTCTCCATCGTCAAGAATATCGTGGAAGCCCACCGGGGTGTCGTGTCGGCCAAGAGCCAGCCGGGCCAAGGGACGACATTTTCCATCACGCTTCCGGTCCAAACTCCATAA
- the resB gene encoding cytochrome c biogenesis protein ResB — protein MIHNTKCECGHQNHVGTLLCESCGKPLQEDGGSEPLEMKYDGVARRSQRSNPGVLDRVWNFFSSVKVAIYLIIITLLGSALGTIYPQESTFLNFDPSYYKDNYGTTGEWYYKLGLSHTFESWWYITLLFMIGTSLIVCSLDRVLPLYRALNKQQIRKHLNFITRQKVTFSADVPRTEASGEDSAEVWTRKAAEALRRKHYKVHTDGTALLAEKNRFSRWGPYINHIGLIIFLGAVLMRSIPGWHMDQHLAFPEGQTVHIPETDYYLKNEKFTLEFYKPEELSDDFRAKGQDVPKVYETKAVLYRCTQDCDDPSKKPVLTEVHRQDIIVNKPLEYKGLLAFQFDFKPSPMLISVKPSLKNKVTGENYGSFTLPMADPADEYQAGPYRLKLQAYFPEFGLSDKGAPLTKSKEPKMPAFVFTVTGPGLKPEGEPYMYFPRQVDKVNFRQDDINGALADKLELSVGSMEDVQISEYISYLNIRVDRAMPFIWVGAAISMIGLTMGFYWHHRRIWLRIDGGRLALGAHTNKNWYGIRKEVSEVLRKTGIEVDPKTLERKVIPS, from the coding sequence ATGATTCACAACACAAAATGCGAATGCGGCCATCAGAATCATGTCGGCACCCTGCTCTGCGAATCCTGCGGCAAACCGCTGCAGGAGGACGGGGGCAGCGAGCCGCTCGAGATGAAGTACGACGGCGTCGCCCGCAGGTCCCAGCGGTCGAATCCCGGCGTGCTTGACCGGGTGTGGAACTTTTTTTCCTCGGTGAAGGTGGCTATCTATCTCATTATCATCACCCTGCTGGGATCGGCCCTCGGCACGATCTATCCGCAGGAGAGCACGTTCCTGAACTTCGACCCGTCCTACTACAAGGACAATTACGGAACGACGGGCGAATGGTACTACAAGCTCGGACTGTCCCATACCTTCGAATCGTGGTGGTACATCACGCTGCTGTTCATGATCGGCACCTCGCTCATCGTCTGCTCGCTGGACCGCGTGCTGCCGCTGTACAGGGCGCTGAACAAGCAGCAGATCCGCAAGCACCTGAACTTCATCACCCGGCAGAAGGTTACCTTCTCCGCTGACGTGCCGCGGACTGAGGCCTCGGGTGAGGACTCCGCCGAAGTGTGGACCCGGAAGGCCGCGGAGGCGCTGCGCCGGAAGCACTACAAGGTACATACGGATGGAACCGCCCTGCTTGCCGAGAAGAACCGGTTCAGCCGGTGGGGGCCTTATATCAATCATATCGGGTTAATCATCTTCCTCGGTGCCGTGCTGATGCGCAGCATTCCGGGATGGCATATGGACCAGCATCTGGCGTTCCCGGAAGGGCAGACCGTGCACATTCCCGAAACCGATTACTACCTCAAGAACGAGAAGTTCACGCTGGAATTCTACAAGCCCGAGGAGCTTTCGGACGATTTTCGCGCCAAGGGCCAGGATGTGCCGAAGGTGTATGAGACGAAAGCGGTGCTCTACCGCTGTACGCAGGACTGCGACGATCCGTCGAAGAAGCCCGTGCTGACGGAAGTGCACCGGCAGGATATCATTGTGAACAAGCCGCTGGAGTACAAGGGGCTGCTTGCCTTCCAGTTCGACTTCAAGCCGTCGCCGATGCTGATCTCCGTGAAGCCATCGCTGAAGAACAAAGTGACCGGCGAGAATTACGGCTCGTTCACGCTGCCGATGGCCGATCCTGCGGACGAGTATCAGGCGGGCCCTTACCGGCTTAAGCTGCAGGCCTATTTCCCTGAATTCGGCCTGAGCGACAAAGGGGCGCCTTTGACCAAGTCGAAGGAGCCGAAGATGCCGGCCTTCGTCTTCACGGTCACAGGGCCGGGGCTGAAGCCAGAGGGCGAGCCCTACATGTACTTCCCGCGCCAGGTGGATAAGGTGAACTTCCGGCAGGATGACATCAACGGGGCGCTGGCGGACAAGCTTGAACTGTCGGTCGGCTCCATGGAGGACGTGCAGATCTCCGAATATATCTCCTACCTGAATATCCGGGTGGACCGCGCGATGCCGTTCATCTGGGTCGGGGCCGCGATCTCCATGATCGGGCTCACGATGGGCTTCTATTGGCATCACCGGCGCATCTGGCTGCGGATCGACGGAGGACGCCTCGCGCTGGGTGCCCATACGAACAAGAACTGGTACGGGATCCGTAAAGAGGTGTCCGAGGTACTGCGCAAGACCGGGATCGAGGTCGATCCCAAGACGCTGGAGAGAAAGGTGATTCCTTCGTGA
- a CDS encoding spore maturation protein, giving the protein MYDFVNLISAWAIPVIIVFIPLYAAYRKVPVYESFVDGAKDGFDTAIRIIPHLVGMMVAISVFRASGAMDLFIGWLKPLCEEIGVPSEIIPLAFLRPITGAGSLAFTTDLISQFGPDSMVGRIASTIQGSTDTTLYVITVYFGAIGIRKAGYALKVGLISDAVGFIASIVVCYLVFM; this is encoded by the coding sequence GTGTATGATTTCGTCAATCTGATCTCCGCCTGGGCGATTCCCGTCATCATCGTGTTCATCCCGCTGTATGCCGCCTACCGCAAGGTGCCCGTCTACGAATCGTTCGTGGACGGGGCCAAGGACGGCTTTGATACGGCCATCCGGATTATCCCGCATCTGGTCGGCATGATGGTGGCGATCTCCGTCTTCCGCGCGTCGGGCGCCATGGATCTGTTCATCGGCTGGCTCAAGCCGCTGTGCGAAGAGATCGGCGTGCCGAGCGAAATCATTCCGCTGGCTTTCCTGCGGCCGATTACGGGCGCCGGCTCGCTCGCCTTCACGACCGACCTCATCTCGCAGTTCGGGCCCGATTCCATGGTCGGCCGGATCGCCTCCACGATCCAGGGCAGTACGGACACGACGCTGTATGTCATCACCGTCTACTTCGGCGCGATCGGCATCCGCAAGGCGGGCTACGCGCTCAAGGTAGGTCTCATCTCCGACGCTGTCGGCTTCATCGCATCCATCGTGGTCTGCTACCTCGTCTTCATGTAG
- a CDS encoding nucleoside recognition domain-containing protein — protein sequence MVNFIWLFFIVAGFVVAAFQGRIELVTEAVFDGAKSGVTVCFGLISIMVFWLGVMRIAEDAGLLQAMARLLSPIVRWLFPGIPRNHPALGYIMSNMSANIFGLGNAATPMGIKAMQELQRLNPHKDIASPAMCTLLALNTASITLVPTTLIAIRMSYDSANPAEIVGTTLIATFISTLAAILVDKWYRKRYTPIPPVKG from the coding sequence ATGGTCAACTTTATCTGGCTGTTCTTCATTGTCGCGGGATTCGTCGTCGCCGCTTTTCAGGGCCGGATCGAGCTGGTGACCGAGGCGGTGTTCGACGGGGCGAAGAGCGGGGTCACCGTCTGCTTCGGTCTCATCTCCATCATGGTCTTCTGGCTTGGGGTCATGCGGATCGCCGAAGACGCGGGGCTGCTGCAGGCGATGGCCCGTCTGCTCAGCCCCATCGTCCGCTGGCTGTTCCCCGGCATTCCGAGGAATCACCCGGCCCTCGGCTATATCATGTCGAACATGAGCGCCAATATTTTCGGCCTCGGGAATGCCGCCACTCCCATGGGAATCAAGGCGATGCAGGAGCTGCAGCGCCTTAATCCCCACAAGGATATCGCCTCGCCGGCGATGTGCACCCTGCTGGCCCTGAATACGGCGAGCATCACGCTGGTGCCGACCACGCTGATTGCCATCCGCATGAGCTATGACTCCGCGAATCCGGCGGAGATCGTCGGAACGACGCTCATCGCCACGTTCATATCGACCCTGGCCGCCATTCTGGTGGACAAATGGTACCGCAAACGCTACACGCCCATTCCGCCGGTGAAAGGATGA
- a CDS encoding pseudouridine synthase, translating to MERLQKVLAEAGVASRRKCEELITAGRVQVNDEVVTTLGVKVNPALDKIKVDGKSIRRQTKVYVLFNKPKGVITSAQDPEGRKTVTEFFKDIKERIYPIGRLDYDTEGLLLLTNDGEFAHLLTHPKHHVPRTYLATVRGVPHGSQLEKLSQGIKLEDGMTAPAEVEYQDIDQDNNEAVIKITIYEGRNRQVRRMFDAIHHPVNKLKRVQFGPIQLTGVPRGRYRFLTQDEIEELRASALAAGTREGKKPRESHKIQKGE from the coding sequence ATGGAAAGATTGCAAAAAGTATTGGCCGAAGCCGGTGTGGCTTCCAGGCGCAAATGTGAAGAATTGATTACGGCAGGGCGCGTACAGGTGAACGATGAGGTGGTCACGACGCTCGGCGTTAAAGTGAATCCGGCCCTGGACAAAATCAAAGTGGACGGCAAATCGATCCGCCGCCAAACGAAAGTGTACGTGCTCTTCAATAAACCGAAGGGCGTCATTACGAGCGCCCAGGATCCGGAAGGCCGCAAGACGGTCACCGAATTTTTCAAAGACATCAAGGAGCGTATCTATCCGATCGGCCGGCTCGATTACGATACGGAAGGTCTGCTGCTGCTCACAAATGACGGTGAGTTCGCCCACCTGCTCACCCATCCGAAGCATCACGTGCCGAGAACCTACCTGGCGACGGTCCGCGGCGTGCCTCACGGCAGCCAGCTCGAGAAGCTGAGCCAGGGCATCAAGCTCGAGGACGGCATGACGGCCCCCGCCGAGGTGGAGTACCAGGACATCGATCAGGACAACAACGAAGCCGTCATCAAGATCACCATCTACGAGGGCCGCAACCGGCAGGTGAGACGGATGTTCGATGCGATTCATCATCCGGTGAACAAGCTGAAGCGCGTACAGTTCGGGCCGATTCAGCTGACGGGCGTGCCCCGCGGCCGCTACCGCTTCCTGACCCAGGACGAGATCGAGGAGCTGAGAGCCAGCGCGCTCGCTGCCGGTACGCGGGAAGGGAAGAAGCCCCGGGAGTCACATAAAATTCAAAAAGGTGAATAA
- the ccsA gene encoding cytochrome c biogenesis protein CcsA: protein MSSTLLLIAFIIYGLAMMGFVIAITGRWSVQVQDPDAYARRWGRIGLILTIIGFLSHLGFFFTRWAEAGHIPTSNMYEFMTFLAMMIVLAFIVVYLIYRTSLLGVFALPLAVIIIGYASVFPREIQPLIPALQSYWLKIHVTTAALGEAFFAVGFAGGLMYLLQAVDFSSKEKKHRREQRGVEFTIFTLVMITAFVASIFSFNAAGYSAKFETDVKVIGTDNTEQTVRQEVKYVLPPIVKPFESKTTEMQPFLGMTSPLFEAPSWMHGANAGRKLNTVVWSVLGGAILYGILRLIARKPLGAALQPLTRGVDPDDVDEIAYRAIAIGYPIFTLGALIFAMIWAHEAWGRFWGWDPKEVWALIVWLFYAAYLHLRLSRGWQGKPSAWLSVIGFLVVMFTLVGVNLVIAGLHSYSGT, encoded by the coding sequence GTGAGCAGCACGCTACTGCTGATTGCTTTTATTATTTACGGCCTCGCCATGATGGGCTTTGTCATCGCCATCACGGGGCGCTGGTCCGTTCAGGTGCAGGACCCGGATGCCTATGCCCGCCGCTGGGGACGCATCGGACTGATCCTGACCATTATCGGCTTCCTGTCCCACCTCGGCTTCTTCTTCACCCGCTGGGCGGAAGCCGGGCATATCCCGACAAGCAACATGTACGAGTTCATGACCTTCCTGGCCATGATGATCGTACTGGCTTTCATCGTGGTCTATCTGATCTACCGTACCTCGCTGCTCGGGGTGTTCGCACTGCCGCTGGCGGTGATCATTATCGGCTACGCCTCCGTGTTCCCGCGTGAGATTCAGCCGCTGATTCCGGCGCTGCAGAGCTACTGGCTCAAGATCCACGTGACCACAGCGGCGCTCGGCGAGGCGTTCTTTGCCGTCGGCTTTGCCGGCGGGCTGATGTACCTGCTGCAGGCGGTGGACTTCTCCTCGAAGGAGAAGAAGCACCGCCGTGAACAGCGCGGGGTGGAATTCACGATCTTCACGCTGGTGATGATTACGGCCTTCGTCGCCTCCATCTTCAGCTTCAATGCGGCAGGCTACAGCGCCAAGTTCGAGACGGACGTCAAGGTCATCGGAACCGACAATACGGAGCAGACGGTCCGGCAGGAGGTCAAGTATGTGCTTCCGCCGATCGTGAAGCCGTTCGAGAGCAAAACGACTGAGATGCAGCCGTTCCTCGGTATGACCTCGCCGCTGTTCGAAGCGCCGAGCTGGATGCACGGCGCCAACGCCGGACGCAAGCTCAACACGGTCGTCTGGTCGGTGCTCGGCGGCGCCATTCTGTACGGCATTCTGCGGTTGATCGCACGCAAGCCGCTGGGGGCGGCACTGCAGCCGCTGACCCGGGGCGTCGATCCGGACGATGTCGACGAGATCGCCTACCGGGCGATCGCCATCGGCTATCCGATCTTCACGCTCGGCGCGCTGATCTTCGCCATGATCTGGGCGCATGAGGCCTGGGGCCGCTTCTGGGGCTGGGACCCCAAGGAGGTCTGGGCGCTGATCGTCTGGCTGTTCTACGCGGCCTACCTGCACCTTCGGCTGTCGCGGGGCTGGCAGGGCAAGCCGTCGGCCTGGCTCTCGGTCATCGGCTTCCTCGTGGTCATGTTTACACTCGTGGGAGTAAACCTTGTGATTGCAGGTCTGCACTCGTACTCCGGTACGTAA
- the serA gene encoding phosphoglycerate dehydrogenase — protein sequence MFKVLVMDGISDMGIQLLYDAPDVEVEKKNGLSEDELVAIIADYDALLVRSATKVTDRVMAAGSRLKVVGRAGVGVDNIDLAAATNRGIVVINAPDGNTIATCELTFAMMMSLARTIPQAYKKTIGGEWDRKTFVGVELRNKVLGVLGMGRIGSEVARRAKAFGMEVRGYDPFLTEDRAEKLGVKLGTVDEICRVADFITVHTPLTSETRHMISGPQFEIMKKGARIINCARGGIIDEMALVEAIDQGIVAGAAFDVFEQEPPRADHPFLNNPKIIVTPHLGASTVEAQENVAIDVSEEVLHILRDEPFKNAVNMPQVPANVLNTLQPYFGLGLKLGALLGQTIDGAVSEIVVSYSGELTGVDTAPLTRHIVKGVLEKQLEGVNIVNAMHLAKSREINIVVQQSTAAKTFTNLVSVTLKTKNEERLMAGTLLSGYGERIVQIDQYPVDIAPAGNLLLISHTDKPGIIGKVGTLLGTNDVNIATMQVGRKVIGGQAIMILTTDKQTPTDVIAQLEQLPELTKVRELTL from the coding sequence ATGTTCAAAGTGTTAGTCATGGATGGAATCAGCGACATGGGGATTCAACTGCTCTACGACGCGCCGGATGTGGAAGTAGAGAAAAAGAACGGCCTGTCCGAGGACGAGCTCGTTGCCATCATCGCAGACTACGACGCTCTGCTTGTCCGCAGCGCTACGAAGGTTACCGACCGTGTGATGGCCGCCGGCAGCAGGCTCAAGGTCGTAGGCCGTGCCGGTGTCGGCGTCGACAACATTGACCTCGCAGCGGCAACCAACCGCGGCATCGTCGTCATCAACGCGCCGGACGGCAACACGATCGCCACTTGCGAGCTCACCTTCGCCATGATGATGTCGCTTGCGCGCACCATCCCTCAAGCCTATAAGAAGACGATCGGCGGCGAGTGGGACCGCAAGACGTTCGTCGGCGTGGAACTGCGCAACAAAGTGCTCGGCGTCCTCGGCATGGGCCGGATCGGTTCCGAAGTTGCCCGCCGTGCGAAAGCCTTCGGCATGGAAGTCCGCGGCTACGACCCGTTTCTGACCGAAGATCGTGCCGAGAAGCTTGGCGTCAAGCTCGGCACCGTGGATGAGATCTGCCGTGTGGCCGACTTCATTACCGTGCACACGCCGCTCACGAGCGAAACCCGCCACATGATCTCGGGCCCTCAGTTCGAGATCATGAAGAAAGGCGCACGGATCATCAACTGTGCCCGCGGCGGCATCATCGACGAGATGGCGCTTGTGGAAGCGATCGACCAGGGCATCGTTGCCGGCGCCGCATTCGACGTATTCGAGCAGGAGCCGCCTCGTGCCGACCACCCGTTCCTGAACAACCCGAAGATCATCGTGACTCCGCATCTCGGCGCCTCGACCGTAGAAGCACAGGAGAACGTAGCGATCGACGTATCGGAAGAAGTGCTTCACATCCTCCGCGATGAGCCGTTCAAGAACGCCGTCAACATGCCGCAGGTGCCTGCGAATGTGCTGAACACCCTGCAGCCTTACTTCGGCCTCGGCCTCAAACTCGGCGCCCTGCTCGGCCAGACGATCGACGGAGCGGTAAGCGAGATCGTCGTCTCCTACTCCGGCGAACTGACAGGTGTGGATACAGCCCCGCTGACGCGCCACATCGTCAAGGGTGTGCTGGAGAAGCAGCTTGAAGGAGTCAACATCGTCAATGCGATGCATCTGGCCAAATCCCGCGAGATCAACATCGTCGTTCAGCAGTCCACTGCTGCCAAGACGTTCACGAACCTGGTCTCCGTCACCCTGAAGACCAAGAACGAAGAGCGCCTGATGGCCGGCACCCTGCTCTCGGGCTACGGCGAGCGGATCGTCCAGATCGACCAGTATCCGGTCGATATCGCACCGGCAGGCAACCTGCTCCTGATCTCCCACACGGACAAACCGGGGATCATCGGCAAGGTCGGCACCCTGCTCGGCACGAACGACGTCAACATTGCCACCATGCAGGTAGGCCGGAAGGTCATCGGCGGCCAGGCGATCATGATTCTCACCACCGACAAGCAGACGCCAACCGACGTGATCGCCCAGCTTGAGCAGCTGCCTGAACTGACGAAGGTCCGCGAACTGACGCTCTAA
- a CDS encoding rhodanese-like domain-containing protein, producing MTDIQRIDPAAFQEMLEGGELEGQMILDVREPYEWEYYHDDRAVLMPMNTIPARMEELPRDRSIYVVCAHGVRSVNVCLYLRQQGFDNLVNVDGGMAAIASLRGFQYD from the coding sequence ATGACGGATATTCAGCGGATCGATCCCGCCGCCTTTCAGGAAATGCTGGAGGGAGGAGAGCTCGAGGGCCAGATGATCCTGGATGTACGGGAGCCTTACGAATGGGAATACTATCACGATGACCGCGCGGTGCTTATGCCGATGAACACGATTCCGGCACGGATGGAGGAGCTCCCCAGGGACCGGAGCATCTACGTGGTATGCGCCCATGGGGTGCGCAGCGTCAACGTCTGCTTGTATCTGCGCCAGCAGGGCTTCGATAATCTGGTGAACGTCGACGGGGGAATGGCGGCCATCGCCTCGCTCCGCGGCTTCCAGTACGACTGA
- a CDS encoding redoxin domain-containing protein, translated as MGKHRQWIQISILAVILVIGGLTLANNLFSKEEKPVAGSAAPNFKLLGLDGKTHNLSDYEGKPVVVNFWGTFCEPCRNEMPALERQHAKWGDKVAILGLNLDEPKVAVENYVKETGVTFPILFDKDETMRKRFGVKEYPTTFFLNGDGTIAAIKVGEMDEPFIERTLSSLLQQQ; from the coding sequence ATGGGAAAACATAGGCAGTGGATTCAAATCAGCATCTTGGCTGTGATCCTGGTTATCGGCGGATTAACCCTCGCAAACAACTTGTTCTCAAAAGAGGAGAAGCCCGTCGCAGGAAGCGCTGCTCCGAATTTCAAGCTGCTCGGCCTCGACGGAAAGACGCATAACCTCTCGGATTACGAAGGCAAGCCGGTCGTCGTCAACTTCTGGGGCACGTTCTGTGAACCGTGCCGCAACGAGATGCCGGCGCTTGAACGCCAGCATGCCAAGTGGGGCGACAAGGTCGCGATTCTCGGTCTGAACCTGGACGAGCCGAAGGTGGCCGTCGAGAATTACGTCAAGGAGACGGGCGTAACCTTCCCGATCCTCTTCGACAAGGACGAGACGATGCGCAAGCGCTTCGGCGTGAAGGAGTATCCGACCACGTTCTTCCTTAACGGGGACGGTACGATTGCAGCCATTAAGGTCGGCGAGATGGACGAGCCTTTCATCGAGCGGACGCTGTCGTCTTTATTACAACAACAATAG